The Haloplanus sp. CK5-1 genome contains a region encoding:
- a CDS encoding exodeoxyribonuclease VII small subunit — MIDDIDAKIDRFGWIIDQLEHDNVPLKGTTEFHDEGREMLAELNAALALDDETADEGLN, encoded by the coding sequence ATGATCGACGACATCGACGCCAAGATCGACCGCTTCGGGTGGATCATCGACCAACTCGAACACGACAACGTCCCGCTCAAGGGTACCACGGAATTCCACGACGAGGGCCGCGAGATGCTGGCCGAACTCAACGCGGCGCTTGCACTTGACGACGAGACTGCCGACGAGGGCCTCAACTGA
- a CDS encoding peptide-methionine (S)-S-oxide reductase — MTLTPATIRDYDAQAADRETTDTATFGLGCFWGPDARFGAMDGVVRTRVGYAGGTTSDPSYHALGDHTEVVQVDFDPAVVSYRTLVETVCQHHPLHTQPQKPQYQHLVLPSTPSQRATIGAVLADLGETATSVDTRIERLSQFYPAETYHQKYRLRSATAFVDAFDAARYTDEDFRDSPIAATLNGYVAGHNVNLDVELPPPDQHASG; from the coding sequence ATGACGCTCACCCCAGCAACCATCCGCGACTACGATGCGCAGGCGGCTGACCGCGAGACGACCGACACGGCGACGTTCGGCCTCGGCTGTTTCTGGGGGCCGGATGCGCGGTTCGGTGCGATGGACGGCGTGGTCCGCACACGTGTCGGGTACGCCGGGGGGACGACATCCGACCCCTCGTATCACGCGCTCGGTGATCACACGGAGGTCGTGCAGGTTGACTTCGATCCGGCCGTGGTCTCGTATCGCACCCTCGTCGAAACCGTGTGTCAGCACCACCCTCTGCACACACAGCCACAGAAACCGCAGTACCAACATCTCGTCCTCCCGTCCACACCCAGCCAGCGGGCGACCATCGGCGCGGTCCTTGCGGACCTCGGCGAAACCGCCACAAGCGTCGACACGCGGATCGAACGCCTCTCGCAATTCTATCCGGCTGAGACCTATCATCAGAAGTATCGCCTTCGCTCGGCGACGGCGTTCGTGGATGCGTTCGACGCGGCGAGGTACACCGACGAGGATTTTCGTGACTCCCCCATCGCGGCGACGCTGAACGGGTACGTCGCAGGACATAACGTCAACCTTGATGTGGAGCTGCCGCCCCCCGACCAACACGCGTCGGGATGA
- a CDS encoding endonuclease/exonuclease/phosphatase family protein encodes MTRDEVDDQLRLVTWNVERASISRFTDQLTALQDREPDIVALQEVGVKASRRPRQLLRQHGFEYTAHSHEFRRDDPGNGSGCAFASRWPFRVLPPETFEMPYQHQALSAEFFTPFGRVEGHTVHILPGSQYGETKPEMFRAIHDRLAVEDPPDYRFLCGDFNSPKEESETGDVTVWGSDDAWIKAERSVMVDLAAYDLTDAYRDVNGYGDDAYSWVATNQGNEFPRRFDHVFASQQLNATEATYLHEYDDLSDHTPLEVIFTPQGGLHAEADALDRSRFTPSESASVEASSPSQSVSALVYEDDVRTVDPDANYRRGRFKVGWQNAVDGTEMGDDVLRRLTWENLGWRLGTLFGATSEELKDELYEWCADQQLETSG; translated from the coding sequence ATGACTCGCGACGAGGTAGATGACCAATTGCGGCTCGTCACGTGGAACGTCGAACGGGCGTCAATCAGTCGCTTCACGGACCAACTGACGGCCCTCCAAGACCGGGAGCCGGATATCGTCGCATTACAAGAAGTCGGTGTGAAAGCGAGTCGTCGACCACGGCAACTGCTACGCCAGCACGGATTCGAATACACCGCGCATAGTCACGAGTTTCGGCGTGACGACCCGGGGAACGGGTCCGGCTGTGCGTTCGCCAGTCGGTGGCCGTTCCGAGTGTTGCCACCCGAAACCTTCGAGATGCCGTATCAGCATCAGGCACTCTCCGCGGAGTTTTTCACTCCGTTCGGCCGCGTCGAAGGCCACACCGTGCACATCCTTCCGGGGAGTCAGTACGGAGAGACAAAACCCGAGATGTTCAGGGCGATCCACGACCGACTCGCCGTTGAGGATCCACCGGACTACCGATTTCTCTGCGGTGATTTCAATTCCCCGAAGGAAGAAAGTGAGACAGGTGACGTGACGGTCTGGGGTAGCGACGACGCCTGGATCAAAGCGGAACGGAGTGTGATGGTTGACTTAGCAGCGTACGATCTCACGGATGCGTATCGGGATGTCAACGGGTATGGTGACGACGCGTACAGCTGGGTGGCCACCAATCAAGGCAACGAGTTCCCACGGCGGTTCGATCACGTCTTCGCCAGTCAGCAATTAAACGCCACCGAGGCGACGTATCTCCACGAGTACGACGACCTCTCGGACCACACGCCACTGGAAGTCATCTTTACCCCGCAGGGTGGGTTGCATGCGGAGGCCGACGCACTCGACCGCAGTCGCTTCACTCCATCCGAGAGTGCGTCAGTCGAGGCATCGAGTCCTTCCCAGTCGGTTTCGGCGTTGGTCTACGAGGACGATGTCCGAACCGTCGATCCGGACGCAAACTACCGTCGAGGACGGTTCAAGGTCGGGTGGCAGAACGCTGTCGATGGTACGGAGATGGGCGACGACGTGTTACGTCGGCTGACGTGGGAAAACCTTGGCTGGCGGCTCGGGACACTATTCGGTGCGACGTCGGAGGAACTCAAAGACGAGTTGTACGAATGGTGCGCCGATCAGCAACTGGAGACGTCCGGATAG